One segment of Rattus norvegicus strain BN/NHsdMcwi chromosome 16, GRCr8, whole genome shotgun sequence DNA contains the following:
- the Trmt9b gene encoding probable tRNA methyltransferase 9B isoform X2 encodes MVCDNLNLPFRDQGFDAIISIGVIHHFSTKQRRIRAIKEMARVLAPGGQLMIYVWAMEQKNRHFEKQDVLVPWNRALCSRLLSESHQSWGHSCEHPTSQGYQGPGSACSCAVCFKGRCDSKRSHSMDYGPAVARTCCEAISKEGQQENGLYSNFGKSFRSWFFSRSLDESTLRKQIERVRPMKIEGWANSTVSHQPSRYPSVDLHAQEPFSTKRPNLDEVFVDASSQRHVGCLGVPSTSDNFIGHKGGESRRKEGGNFLDTTDTGNSVAARNGGDRSARKILRRVSAFDSTDSTSEDPSFVEGQQDGPDSKAFMRYYHVFREGELSSLLQECVSELQVLSSGNDHGNWCIIAEKKRSWD; translated from the exons ATGGTATGTGACAACCTTAATCTCCCCTTTAGGGACCAGGGCTTCGATGCTATCATCTCCATAGGAG tcatACATCATTTCTCTACAAAACAGAGAAGAATCAGAGCAATAAAGGAAATGGCCAGGGTCTTAGCTCCCGGAGGCCAGCTGATGATTTACGTCTGGGCAATGGAACAGAAGAACCGACACTTTGAGAAACAGGATGTGCTTGTGCCATGGAACAGGGCACTCTGTTCCCGGCTGCTGTCAGAATCCCACCAGTCGTGGGGGCATTCGTGTGAGCATCCCACGAGCCAAGGCTACCAGGGCCCTGGCTCCGCGTGCAGCTGTGCAGTGTGTTTTAAGGGCAGATGTGATTCCAAGCGGTCGCACAGCATGGACTACGGGCCTGCGGTGGCCAGAACCTGCTGCGAAGCTATTTCGAAGGAAGGACAGCAAGAGAATGGATTATATAGCAATTTTGGAAAATCCTTTCGCTCCTGGTTTTTTTCCAGGTCTTTGGATGAATCAACCCTGAGGAAGCAAATTGAAAGGGTCAGGCCGATGAAAATCGAGGGCTGGGCCAACAGCACCGTGTCCCACCAGCCTTCCCGATACCCCAGCGTAGACTTGCATGCCCAGGAGCCGTTTTCAACAAAAAGACCGAACTTAGATGAGGTGTTCGTAGACGCATCTTCTCAAAGACACGTGGGCTGCCTGGGAGTACCCAGCACTTCAGACAACTTCATTGGACACAAGGGAGGAGAGagtaggaggaaggaggggggcaATTTTCTGGACACCACTGATACCGGGAACAGTGTGGCTGCAAGAAATGGCGGTGATCGTTCTGCCAGAAAAATATTAAGGAGGGTTTCTGCATTCGACTCCACGGACTCCACCTCAGAAGACCCAAGCTTTGTGGAAGGGCAACAGGATGGCCCAGATTCCAAAGCCTTCATGCGTTACTACCACGTGTTCCGGGAAGGTGAGCTGTCCAGCCTGCTGCAGGAGTGTGTGTCTGAGCTGCAGGTTCTGAGCTCCGGCAATGACCATGGTAACTGGTGCATCATCGCAGAGAAAAAGAGGAGCTGGGATTAA
- the Trmt9b gene encoding probable tRNA methyltransferase 9B isoform X3, translated as MARVLAPGGQLMIYVWAMEQKNRHFEKQDVLVPWNRALCSRLLSESHQSWGHSCEHPTSQGYQGPGSACSCAVCFKGRCDSKRSHSMDYGPAVARTCCEAISKEGQQENGLYSNFGKSFRSWFFSRSLDESTLRKQIERVRPMKIEGWANSTVSHQPSRYPSVDLHAQEPFSTKRPNLDEVFVDASSQRHVGCLGVPSTSDNFIGHKGGESRRKEGGNFLDTTDTGNSVAARNGGDRSARKILRRVSAFDSTDSTSEDPSFVEGQQDGPDSKAFMRYYHVFREGELSSLLQECVSELQVLSSGNDHGNWCIIAEKKRSWD; from the coding sequence ATGGCCAGGGTCTTAGCTCCCGGAGGCCAGCTGATGATTTACGTCTGGGCAATGGAACAGAAGAACCGACACTTTGAGAAACAGGATGTGCTTGTGCCATGGAACAGGGCACTCTGTTCCCGGCTGCTGTCAGAATCCCACCAGTCGTGGGGGCATTCGTGTGAGCATCCCACGAGCCAAGGCTACCAGGGCCCTGGCTCCGCGTGCAGCTGTGCAGTGTGTTTTAAGGGCAGATGTGATTCCAAGCGGTCGCACAGCATGGACTACGGGCCTGCGGTGGCCAGAACCTGCTGCGAAGCTATTTCGAAGGAAGGACAGCAAGAGAATGGATTATATAGCAATTTTGGAAAATCCTTTCGCTCCTGGTTTTTTTCCAGGTCTTTGGATGAATCAACCCTGAGGAAGCAAATTGAAAGGGTCAGGCCGATGAAAATCGAGGGCTGGGCCAACAGCACCGTGTCCCACCAGCCTTCCCGATACCCCAGCGTAGACTTGCATGCCCAGGAGCCGTTTTCAACAAAAAGACCGAACTTAGATGAGGTGTTCGTAGACGCATCTTCTCAAAGACACGTGGGCTGCCTGGGAGTACCCAGCACTTCAGACAACTTCATTGGACACAAGGGAGGAGAGagtaggaggaaggaggggggcaATTTTCTGGACACCACTGATACCGGGAACAGTGTGGCTGCAAGAAATGGCGGTGATCGTTCTGCCAGAAAAATATTAAGGAGGGTTTCTGCATTCGACTCCACGGACTCCACCTCAGAAGACCCAAGCTTTGTGGAAGGGCAACAGGATGGCCCAGATTCCAAAGCCTTCATGCGTTACTACCACGTGTTCCGGGAAGGTGAGCTGTCCAGCCTGCTGCAGGAGTGTGTGTCTGAGCTGCAGGTTCTGAGCTCCGGCAATGACCATGGTAACTGGTGCATCATCGCAGAGAAAAAGAGGAGCTGGGATTAA
- the Trmt9b gene encoding probable tRNA methyltransferase 9B isoform X1, with the protein MDPEAVQLEKQHVHKVYESTAPYFSDLQNKAWPRVRQFLQDQKPGSLIADIGCGTGKYLKVNSQVHTLGCDYCGPLVEIARNRGCEVMVCDNLNLPFRDQGFDAIISIGVIHHFSTKQRRIRAIKEMARVLAPGGQLMIYVWAMEQKNRHFEKQDVLVPWNRALCSRLLSESHQSWGHSCEHPTSQGYQGPGSACSCAVCFKGRCDSKRSHSMDYGPAVARTCCEAISKEGQQENGLYSNFGKSFRSWFFSRSLDESTLRKQIERVRPMKIEGWANSTVSHQPSRYPSVDLHAQEPFSTKRPNLDEVFVDASSQRHVGCLGVPSTSDNFIGHKGGESRRKEGGNFLDTTDTGNSVAARNGGDRSARKILRRVSAFDSTDSTSEDPSFVEGQQDGPDSKAFMRYYHVFREGELSSLLQECVSELQVLSSGNDHGNWCIIAEKKRSWD; encoded by the exons ATGGATCCCGAAGCCGTGCAGCTGGAGAAGCAGCACGTGCACAAGGTCTATGAGAGCACCGCCCCCTACTTCAGTGACCTTCAAAACAAAGCTTGGCCCCGCGTCCGCCAGTTCCTGCAGGACCAGAAGCCAGGCAGCCTCATCGCTGACATTG GTtgtggaactggaaagtatcttAAAGTGAATAGCCAAGTACATACTCTGGGCTGTGACTACTGTGGCCCTCTGGTAGAGATTGCCCGGAATAGAGGGTGTGAAGTCATGGTATGTGACAACCTTAATCTCCCCTTTAGGGACCAGGGCTTCGATGCTATCATCTCCATAGGAG tcatACATCATTTCTCTACAAAACAGAGAAGAATCAGAGCAATAAAGGAAATGGCCAGGGTCTTAGCTCCCGGAGGCCAGCTGATGATTTACGTCTGGGCAATGGAACAGAAGAACCGACACTTTGAGAAACAGGATGTGCTTGTGCCATGGAACAGGGCACTCTGTTCCCGGCTGCTGTCAGAATCCCACCAGTCGTGGGGGCATTCGTGTGAGCATCCCACGAGCCAAGGCTACCAGGGCCCTGGCTCCGCGTGCAGCTGTGCAGTGTGTTTTAAGGGCAGATGTGATTCCAAGCGGTCGCACAGCATGGACTACGGGCCTGCGGTGGCCAGAACCTGCTGCGAAGCTATTTCGAAGGAAGGACAGCAAGAGAATGGATTATATAGCAATTTTGGAAAATCCTTTCGCTCCTGGTTTTTTTCCAGGTCTTTGGATGAATCAACCCTGAGGAAGCAAATTGAAAGGGTCAGGCCGATGAAAATCGAGGGCTGGGCCAACAGCACCGTGTCCCACCAGCCTTCCCGATACCCCAGCGTAGACTTGCATGCCCAGGAGCCGTTTTCAACAAAAAGACCGAACTTAGATGAGGTGTTCGTAGACGCATCTTCTCAAAGACACGTGGGCTGCCTGGGAGTACCCAGCACTTCAGACAACTTCATTGGACACAAGGGAGGAGAGagtaggaggaaggaggggggcaATTTTCTGGACACCACTGATACCGGGAACAGTGTGGCTGCAAGAAATGGCGGTGATCGTTCTGCCAGAAAAATATTAAGGAGGGTTTCTGCATTCGACTCCACGGACTCCACCTCAGAAGACCCAAGCTTTGTGGAAGGGCAACAGGATGGCCCAGATTCCAAAGCCTTCATGCGTTACTACCACGTGTTCCGGGAAGGTGAGCTGTCCAGCCTGCTGCAGGAGTGTGTGTCTGAGCTGCAGGTTCTGAGCTCCGGCAATGACCATGGTAACTGGTGCATCATCGCAGAGAAAAAGAGGAGCTGGGATTAA